CCTTCAGATGTGAGTATGGGAGATGTGTATAAATCAGTTGGTCCATTCATTCTCTTACAATTATTAGGCTTAACCCTTGTTTTCATATTTCCGCAGATTGCACTATGGTTACCAAGTATGCTGAATTAAAAGATATCCAACAACTCTGAATAATCCATATAACAGTTCACTGTTATTATGTATAACCGCTGTGGGAGGAACAGATGAAATTGTGGAAAAAAATAGAAAAGCCCATTGATTTTATATCAGATGCTTTTGGAAAAATCGGCTGGCTAATTATCCTCTACTGTATGTTTCTGGGAGTCACGGATGTATTCTTACGGTATGTCCTCAATGCACCTTCGCTCTGGATTTCTACAACAGTGCAGTTTGCCATGGTCCTTCTGGCATGCGTTGGTGGCGTATATGCATTAAATGATGATGCCTTTGTAAAACTTGACTTGTTTTATGCCAATTTTTCAGCGAAAAAAAAGGCAGTTTGCGATGTTATCACTGTGGTATATACCTTCCTGTTCATATCGGTACTGATATGGAAAGGTATCTCTGCGGCAAAAATGTCCCTGATGATGCACCAGGTAACACCAACAAGTGTTCCGATTCCCATTTATCCTCTGAAAATTTTTATCCCCATAGCTGCTGTTGTCTTTTTGCTGGTGGTCATTAAAAAACTCGTCAATGACCTGATAACCATATTTTCAAGCCAACAGACAGATTTATAGAGAACTCTCTTTTTCAAAAGATCAAAGCACCCGGTGCAGAATTCACGGCAGGTATCTGCACTTTCACATCAGATTGCATTGATAAAACAGGTAGCTCAACGTCTTTATCGTGTGGGTTGCGATAAAGACTATACAAATAAGTTGTATGAAAATGTGACTTACTGAGTCTGCTGAAGCTGATTCTTATTTCACAAAACACCAACTGAAGGAACAGGAGGAGTGTGTAATGAAAAAAATCTCTATTCAGCTGTTTGCTGTACTGATCACGATGACTTTACTGCAAGGAGCTGCCATTGCGAAAGAAAAATATGGCAAACCGGACAAGGTGACAAAGTGGGTTTTTCAACCCTGTTTTGACTCATCCGACGCCGGCTGGAACAGTGGTATTGTCCCATGGATTAAAGCTGTAGAAAAAGCAACGGAAGGCACAGTAAAAATAAAACTTGAACCGGCTGGTGCCATTACAAGTGGTTCGGAGGCTTTTGGTGCAGCTGCAGCAGGCATGATTGATGTATACGCCGGATGGGGTTCCATCTATGGCGGTGATATGCCTGAAGGTATGCTGGCATTTGGCCTGCCGATGGGAGTAAAAAACTACCATGATGCCTGGGAAGTCATGTGGGGTGAC
The DNA window shown above is from Desulfomarina profundi and carries:
- a CDS encoding TRAP transporter small permease subunit; the protein is MKLWKKIEKPIDFISDAFGKIGWLIILYCMFLGVTDVFLRYVLNAPSLWISTTVQFAMVLLACVGGVYALNDDAFVKLDLFYANFSAKKKAVCDVITVVYTFLFISVLIWKGISAAKMSLMMHQVTPTSVPIPIYPLKIFIPIAAVVFLLVVIKKLVNDLITIFSSQQTDL